In one window of Anaerolineales bacterium DNA:
- a CDS encoding stage 0 sporulation protein J translates to MTKKTGLGRGLDALIPAGDFAPESETPLPSRGFEMLPIRSISRNPRQPRSQMDQEELTELSASIKENGILQPLIVTPSGEPGRYTLIAGERRLLAAGMAGLDSVPAIIREASEQERLELALIENVQRADLTPLEAAEAYRQLADDFSLSHEQIAQQLGKSRVAITNTLRLLKLPDDVRQALADGVISEGHARVLLSLPSEAAQSAVLQAIIKHELNVRKTEDLIRKYLGQRPSTPTKPVPKPDVTFLEERLRERLGTRVSLHPRKKGGTMVIHYYSEEELDALVIRILGKSS, encoded by the coding sequence ATGACAAAGAAGACCGGCTTAGGCAGAGGGCTTGATGCCCTTATCCCCGCAGGGGATTTTGCACCTGAAAGCGAAACTCCCCTTCCCAGCCGCGGCTTTGAAATGTTGCCGATACGCAGCATTAGCCGCAACCCACGCCAGCCTCGCTCTCAGATGGATCAGGAAGAGCTGACTGAGCTTTCAGCATCCATCAAGGAAAACGGCATTCTCCAACCATTGATCGTGACCCCCTCCGGAGAACCTGGTCGATACACCTTGATCGCTGGTGAGCGCCGTCTACTCGCTGCAGGCATGGCTGGCCTAGACAGTGTGCCGGCAATTATCCGGGAAGCCTCAGAGCAAGAACGGCTCGAGCTGGCATTGATCGAGAACGTCCAACGCGCTGATCTCACTCCCCTGGAGGCCGCTGAAGCCTACCGCCAGCTAGCTGACGATTTCAGCCTGTCTCATGAACAGATCGCCCAACAGCTGGGAAAAAGCCGGGTGGCAATCACCAATACGTTACGCCTGCTCAAACTTCCGGATGATGTACGCCAGGCACTCGCTGATGGTGTGATCAGCGAAGGGCATGCCCGCGTCCTGCTCAGCTTGCCGAGTGAAGCAGCCCAATCGGCAGTGCTGCAGGCAATCATCAAACACGAGCTGAATGTGCGCAAAACAGAAGACCTGATCCGAAAGTACCTGGGTCAACGTCCTTCTACGCCGACAAAGCCTGTCCCAAAGCCAGACGTAACTTTCCTCGAGGAGCGCCTGCGAGAACGCCTTGGAACGCGTGTCAGCCTTCATCCGCGAAAAAAGGGTGGAACCATGGTGATCCATTATTATTCTGAAGAAGAATTGGATGCCCTGGTCATCCGCATCCTGGGCAAGAGCAGTTGA
- a CDS encoding sporulation initiation inhibitor Soj has protein sequence MGRIYTIANQKGGVGKTTTAVNLGAFLASFGQRTLLVDLDPQANATSCLGIDKRTIKNSIYDVIIGETPAIKNTLYNQRLNLSLLPSSPALAGAEVELVSVIARETKLREALQTIIDRYDYILIDCPPSLGLLTLNGVVAAKDGVIIPVQCEYLALEGIGQLNQTLARIRAALFPDLRVRGVVLTMFDVRTKLSADVVQEINQHFPNQVFNTLIPRSVRLAEAPSYGQPISIYAPGSTGAIAYSNLAREILVGDGVLQPEPFETLVRTE, from the coding sequence ATGGGGCGAATTTACACCATTGCCAACCAAAAAGGCGGAGTAGGTAAAACCACCACCGCGGTAAACCTGGGTGCTTTCTTGGCGAGCTTTGGCCAGCGTACCCTGCTGGTAGACCTTGACCCCCAAGCTAACGCAACCTCCTGCCTGGGAATTGACAAACGCACCATTAAAAACAGCATATATGACGTCATCATTGGCGAAACTCCAGCAATTAAGAATACTTTATACAACCAGCGCCTTAATTTGTCCCTACTACCCTCCTCACCTGCCTTGGCTGGTGCAGAAGTTGAGCTCGTCTCTGTGATCGCCAGGGAGACAAAGCTGAGAGAGGCTCTCCAGACAATCATCGACCGTTATGACTATATCCTGATCGATTGCCCACCTTCATTGGGATTACTTACCTTGAATGGTGTGGTCGCGGCTAAGGATGGAGTCATCATCCCGGTTCAATGCGAATACCTGGCATTGGAAGGGATCGGGCAGCTTAACCAAACCCTGGCACGTATCCGGGCGGCATTATTCCCGGATTTGCGCGTGCGAGGAGTGGTCCTGACGATGTTCGATGTTCGTACCAAGCTCAGTGCCGATGTAGTCCAAGAGATTAATCAGCATTTCCCCAACCAGGTCTTTAATACACTCATACCCAGGTCGGTGCGACTTGCTGAAGCGCCGTCTTATGGGCAACCGATCTCGATTTATGCCCCTGGATCGACAGGTGCCATCGCTTATTCCAACCTGGCGCGTGAGATCCTGGTGGGTGATGGTGTGCTGCAACCCGAACCCTTTGAGACTTTAGTGAGAACAGAATGA
- a CDS encoding osmotically inducible protein OsmC: MDAKVIWKHDLSFTGTMDTGLTIPLEGDVAEGPNSGGFKPMELIAIGLAGCTAMDVISILQKKRQDVTNFEVRVYADRASDFPKVFTNIMIDYLITGRNVEPAAVERSIELSTTKYCPAQAMLSKSCKIDHRYSIKDA, from the coding sequence ATGGACGCTAAAGTGATCTGGAAGCATGATCTATCCTTCACCGGCACGATGGACACCGGCCTTACGATTCCTTTGGAAGGCGACGTCGCTGAAGGGCCAAACTCGGGGGGCTTCAAGCCAATGGAATTGATTGCCATTGGCCTGGCTGGGTGTACTGCTATGGATGTTATTTCAATCCTCCAGAAGAAACGCCAGGATGTGACCAACTTCGAAGTTCGGGTATATGCTGATCGAGCCTCCGATTTTCCGAAAGTATTCACCAATATCATGATCGATTATTTAATCACCGGCCGGAATGTCGAGCCGGCTGCCGTCGAGCGCTCGATTGAGCTGTCTACGACCAAATACTGCCCGGCACAGGCCATGCTGAGTAAATCCTGCAAAATTGACCACCGATATTCAATTAAAGATGCATGA
- a CDS encoding RNA polymerase subunit sigma-24: MNEIALIQAARGGDLDAFNRLVLAYQDLIYNQAYRMIGEEETADDATQNTFISAYKHLNSFRGGSFKAWLLRIVTNTCYDELRRRKRRPTVPLEPLDDTGEEVESPRWMEDPADHPEEQVQRLELQKAIQHCLDKLPDDFRGAVIMVDIQGLDYSEAALSMGKPIGTIKSRLARARLRLRDCLNSFAELLPSEFRLE, from the coding sequence GTGAATGAGATAGCTTTGATTCAAGCAGCCAGGGGAGGTGACCTTGACGCTTTTAACCGCCTGGTTTTAGCTTACCAGGATTTAATCTATAATCAGGCTTATCGGATGATCGGGGAGGAAGAAACAGCCGATGATGCCACCCAAAATACATTCATATCAGCATATAAGCATCTGAATTCCTTCCGCGGTGGCTCCTTTAAAGCCTGGCTCCTAAGGATTGTGACGAACACCTGCTATGACGAGCTACGGCGACGAAAGCGCCGCCCAACAGTGCCACTCGAACCCCTGGATGACACGGGCGAGGAGGTCGAATCACCCCGCTGGATGGAGGACCCAGCAGATCATCCCGAAGAGCAGGTACAGCGCCTCGAGTTGCAAAAGGCGATACAACACTGCCTGGATAAGCTGCCGGATGATTTCCGCGGGGCAGTAATCATGGTGGACATTCAGGGATTGGATTATTCAGAAGCTGCGCTTTCGATGGGTAAACCGATCGGGACGATCAAAAGTCGACTGGCACGCGCCAGGCTACGCTTGCGGGATTGTTTGAATAGTTTCGCGGAACTTTTACCGTCTGAATTTCGTCTCGAATAA
- a CDS encoding DNA polymerase I, with translation MPPIIYLLDGHALAYRAYYALTRGSSTAFTTHAGEPTAGVFGFTSILLRLLEQDHPDYLAVTFDTGKTFRDNLFPEYKATRAKMPDDLRPQMERIRQIVDAFNIPRLEREGYEADDILGSLSRRLSTEGYGVKIITGDRDLLQLVDDRILVNLPGKTLSEAKDYFAKDVFDMLGVQPEQVVDYKALVGDKSDNIPGVAGIGEKTAASLLASYSTLDGIYQHLEEISESTRKKLTANKDNAYLSQKLATIVTDLEVRLDLDMARTEKFDPARVEALFRDLEFRSLMGRLTALYPAFGKTSGQKQEQLSLFTTAAPETKPAITQDGQITVHVVNDQRTLQELVKRLESASVISFDTETTSTNQMQADLVGISLAVDGDEGWYIPVGHRPELGTQLPLQVVMRALRGPMTDPHIPKVGHNLNYDFVMFARNGIRSGPLTFDSMIAEWITNPTSHNLGLKNLAWVRLDFRMTEITELIGTGRKQITMDQVPIEKAAPYAAMDAIAVLRLMPGLQAELKANAAMKLFEEIELPLVPVIADMEMAGIALDINFLRKMSGELQTRMSELENKVYEYVGERFNINSTQQLSNALFTRLKLIPPDRTRRTEAGNFSTSAEVLESLQGKHPVVDLLLEYREISKLKSTYLDALPEEVNPATGRVHTSYNQTGSVTGRIASSDPNLQNIPIRTELGRQVRQAFIAAQGNTLLSVDYSQVELRIAAHMSNDEAMLAAFRADQDIHTATAAAILGKTLNQVTKTERRNAKAINFGLLYGMSPFGLTRASDLTLAEAEDFVEAYFKQFPGIKSYLDNMRRQAAKLGYVETLLGRRRYFPGLKSGGNLATRAREEREAINAPIQGTAADIMKIAMIKVATALKESDTQAHMLLQVHDELVLECPQKELKNAARIVRRMMENAYNLVIPLKTEARYGHDWGNLTVLEE, from the coding sequence ATGCCTCCTATCATTTATTTACTTGATGGACACGCCCTGGCTTACCGGGCCTATTATGCCCTGACCAGGGGCTCATCCACAGCCTTCACCACCCACGCAGGCGAACCTACGGCGGGTGTCTTTGGATTCACATCCATCCTCCTGCGTCTGTTGGAGCAAGATCACCCCGACTATTTAGCAGTGACTTTCGATACTGGAAAGACTTTCCGGGATAACCTCTTCCCTGAATATAAGGCTACACGAGCGAAAATGCCTGACGACCTGCGCCCTCAGATGGAACGGATTCGCCAGATTGTCGATGCTTTTAATATCCCCCGTTTGGAAAGGGAAGGTTACGAAGCAGATGATATCCTGGGAAGCCTCTCAAGGCGATTATCTACGGAAGGTTACGGTGTAAAGATCATCACCGGTGACCGCGACCTGCTCCAGCTGGTGGACGACCGCATCCTGGTGAACCTGCCTGGCAAAACTCTATCAGAAGCGAAGGATTATTTCGCCAAAGATGTCTTTGATATGCTCGGTGTGCAGCCGGAACAGGTAGTGGATTATAAAGCCCTGGTAGGGGATAAATCGGATAATATCCCTGGCGTGGCTGGCATCGGTGAAAAAACTGCAGCTTCGTTATTGGCCAGTTATTCAACCCTGGATGGGATTTATCAGCATCTTGAAGAAATCTCGGAAAGCACGCGCAAGAAACTCACAGCCAATAAAGACAATGCTTACCTGAGCCAGAAACTTGCCACGATCGTAACAGATCTAGAGGTCAGGCTCGACCTGGATATGGCACGAACAGAGAAATTTGACCCGGCCCGGGTTGAGGCCTTGTTTCGAGACCTGGAATTTCGCTCGCTGATGGGCCGCCTGACGGCACTATACCCCGCGTTTGGTAAGACCAGTGGGCAGAAGCAGGAACAGCTATCGTTATTTACAACCGCTGCACCCGAGACCAAGCCGGCGATCACTCAGGATGGCCAGATCACGGTGCACGTGGTCAACGATCAACGCACCCTCCAGGAGCTGGTCAAAAGATTGGAAAGTGCCAGTGTCATCTCATTCGACACTGAAACGACCTCGACCAACCAGATGCAGGCTGACCTGGTGGGGATCTCCCTGGCTGTGGATGGCGACGAAGGCTGGTATATCCCAGTGGGTCACCGCCCAGAATTGGGCACCCAGCTTCCCCTGCAGGTGGTGATGCGTGCCTTGCGTGGACCGATGACCGACCCACACATCCCCAAGGTCGGGCACAACTTAAATTACGATTTCGTCATGTTCGCCAGGAACGGTATCCGGTCTGGGCCACTTACCTTCGACAGTATGATCGCCGAGTGGATCACGAACCCCACTTCGCACAATCTGGGGCTGAAAAACCTGGCCTGGGTTCGGCTGGATTTTCGCATGACCGAAATTACCGAATTGATCGGCACGGGCCGGAAGCAGATCACCATGGACCAGGTTCCTATAGAAAAGGCCGCTCCGTATGCAGCCATGGATGCCATCGCAGTGCTACGCCTGATGCCAGGATTACAGGCTGAGCTAAAAGCCAATGCAGCGATGAAATTGTTTGAAGAGATCGAGCTGCCTCTCGTTCCAGTAATCGCTGATATGGAGATGGCAGGGATTGCCCTGGATATCAATTTTCTGAGAAAGATGTCTGGGGAGCTACAGACTCGTATGAGCGAGCTGGAAAATAAGGTGTATGAATACGTGGGAGAGCGTTTCAATATCAACTCCACCCAACAGTTGTCGAATGCGCTGTTTACTCGCCTCAAGCTGATACCACCTGATCGAACCCGGCGCACAGAAGCTGGCAATTTCTCCACTTCAGCCGAAGTGTTGGAATCGTTACAGGGTAAGCATCCGGTGGTCGACCTGTTGCTTGAATACCGTGAGATATCCAAACTGAAATCCACCTACCTGGATGCATTGCCTGAAGAAGTAAATCCGGCAACTGGCCGTGTTCACACTTCCTACAACCAGACCGGTAGCGTTACCGGTCGCATTGCATCATCTGATCCGAATTTGCAAAACATCCCCATCCGCACTGAGCTCGGCCGGCAGGTGCGCCAGGCTTTTATCGCCGCTCAAGGGAATACGCTACTTTCGGTGGATTATTCGCAGGTTGAGCTACGGATTGCCGCCCATATGTCGAACGATGAAGCCATGCTAGCTGCCTTCAGAGCTGACCAGGATATCCACACCGCCACCGCCGCGGCAATTTTAGGAAAAACCCTGAATCAGGTAACAAAAACCGAGCGCCGCAATGCGAAGGCCATAAATTTTGGACTGTTATATGGTATGAGCCCGTTTGGTCTGACCCGAGCGAGTGACCTAACCCTGGCAGAGGCTGAGGATTTTGTTGAAGCTTACTTCAAGCAGTTCCCGGGGATAAAGAGCTACCTGGACAACATGCGCCGTCAGGCTGCAAAACTAGGTTATGTAGAGACCCTGCTTGGTCGACGGCGTTACTTCCCTGGTTTAAAATCAGGAGGTAATCTGGCCACCCGTGCGCGGGAAGAGCGTGAAGCAATCAACGCCCCGATCCAGGGAACAGCCGCGGATATTATGAAAATTGCCATGATCAAAGTGGCAACTGCGCTTAAAGAGAGTGATACGCAAGCCCATATGCTGCTACAGGTCCATGATGAGCTTGTGCTGGAGTGCCCACAAAAAGAATTAAAAAATGCTGCCAGGATTGTACGCAGGATGATGGAAAATGCCTATAATTTAGTCATTCCCCTGAAAACCGAAGCACGTTATGGTCATGATTGGGGTAACTTAACAGTGCTAGAAGAATAG
- a CDS encoding ribokinase has protein sequence MFSLSPLEPINYLLIGHLTRDLTPQGPRIGGTAAYASLTAHALGLRVGIVTSWGAEIPLGNLKHIPIISYPADSSTTFENIYSQKGRIQVLHTVAARLDYHLIPEPWRQAPIVHLGPVAQEVEPGLVRHFPSSLVGVTPQGWLRAWDTQGHVHPTEWPEGAFILQNSGAAILSIEDVQGDEARIEEMASASRILVVTEGAAGARVYWNGDVRRFRPPSELELDSTGAGDIFAAAFFTRLYLTRDPWESARFANQIAATSVTRQGLDGIPTAEEIQEYLIEVL, from the coding sequence ATGTTCAGCCTTTCCCCGCTGGAACCGATAAATTATTTGCTCATCGGTCACCTGACCCGTGACCTCACGCCACAAGGCCCAAGGATCGGAGGCACAGCAGCCTATGCAAGCCTGACTGCCCACGCTCTAGGATTGCGCGTTGGGATTGTCACCTCTTGGGGGGCAGAAATTCCCCTTGGCAATTTGAAGCACATCCCCATCATCAGTTATCCTGCCGATAGCTCAACAACTTTTGAAAACATTTACTCACAAAAAGGAAGGATTCAAGTTCTCCATACCGTTGCTGCCCGATTAGATTACCACCTTATTCCCGAACCCTGGCGCCAGGCGCCGATTGTCCACCTCGGGCCGGTCGCCCAGGAAGTTGAGCCCGGGTTGGTGCGGCATTTCCCCAGCTCGCTGGTCGGTGTGACTCCCCAGGGCTGGCTACGCGCATGGGACACCCAGGGTCATGTTCATCCTACTGAGTGGCCTGAAGGAGCCTTTATCCTGCAGAATTCTGGTGCAGCAATTCTGAGCATTGAAGATGTCCAGGGGGATGAAGCTCGTATTGAAGAAATGGCATCTGCCTCCCGTATCCTGGTTGTGACTGAAGGCGCAGCCGGGGCACGCGTGTATTGGAATGGTGATGTTCGGCGTTTCAGGCCACCGAGTGAGCTGGAACTCGACTCTACAGGTGCTGGAGATATTTTTGCAGCAGCGTTCTTTACCCGCCTATACCTAACCAGGGATCCCTGGGAATCAGCCCGCTTCGCAAACCAAATTGCAGCAACATCGGTTACACGACAGGGGTTGGATGGCATCCCTACTGCTGAGGAAATCCAGGAATACTTGATTGAGGTTTTGTGA
- a CDS encoding transcription termination factor Rho, producing MKVIELQSTALDRLRQMARDLNIQNANRLKKDDLILKIQQAEAERDGLELRGGILEIMSDGMGFLRSGHYQPGAFDVYVSQSQIRRYSLRDGDLIIGHVRPPRESEKHYGLLKVETVNGIDPEEIRNRPAFESLTPIFPDKRFNLETDRHTLATRLINMVTPIGRGQRGLIVSPPKAGKTTILKQLANAISTNHPDVYLMVALIGERPEEVTDMDRSVDAEVISSTFDEPVTSHVRVAEMALERAKRIVETGRDVVILMDSITRLARAYNLVVTPSGRTLSGGIDPSALYPPKRFFGAARNIEEGGSLTIIATCLVDTGSRMDDVVYEEFKGTGNMELLLSRRLQERRVFPAIDIERSSTRREELLLGPDLTPRVWLMRRMYDQMIASPPFGAGMDPATATEAILQRLSKTDDNLAFLETLNEDQD from the coding sequence ATGAAAGTTATTGAATTACAATCAACAGCCCTTGACCGACTACGCCAGATGGCCAGAGATTTAAATATCCAGAATGCGAATCGCCTGAAAAAAGATGACCTCATTTTAAAAATTCAACAGGCGGAGGCTGAACGTGATGGCCTCGAACTGCGAGGTGGCATTCTTGAAATTATGAGCGATGGGATGGGTTTCCTGCGCTCAGGTCATTACCAGCCGGGTGCATTTGACGTGTATGTCTCCCAATCACAGATCAGGCGGTATAGCCTACGCGATGGAGACCTGATTATTGGACATGTTAGGCCTCCCCGCGAATCAGAAAAACACTATGGGCTGCTTAAGGTCGAGACGGTCAATGGGATTGACCCTGAGGAGATCCGTAACCGCCCGGCGTTTGAAAGCTTAACCCCCATTTTCCCTGATAAGCGATTCAATCTGGAGACTGACCGGCACACCCTGGCAACACGCCTGATCAATATGGTGACCCCGATCGGTCGTGGTCAGCGAGGTTTAATCGTATCTCCTCCCAAGGCCGGCAAGACTACCATCTTGAAACAGCTAGCCAATGCGATATCCACCAACCACCCGGATGTTTACCTGATGGTTGCCCTGATTGGTGAGCGCCCGGAGGAAGTGACCGATATGGACCGCTCGGTCGATGCTGAAGTGATTTCCTCAACCTTCGATGAGCCAGTCACTTCCCATGTGCGCGTGGCAGAGATGGCCTTGGAACGGGCCAAACGTATCGTGGAAACCGGCCGGGATGTGGTCATCCTGATGGACTCGATTACCCGTCTGGCACGCGCTTATAATCTGGTCGTTACCCCATCTGGGCGAACACTTTCAGGCGGTATAGATCCGTCTGCTCTATACCCGCCCAAGCGTTTCTTCGGCGCAGCCCGTAATATCGAAGAAGGTGGCTCGCTGACCATTATCGCTACCTGCCTGGTAGATACCGGTTCCCGTATGGATGACGTGGTTTATGAAGAGTTTAAGGGTACCGGCAACATGGAACTCCTGCTGTCTCGACGCCTGCAGGAACGGCGGGTCTTCCCTGCAATAGATATCGAGCGGTCATCCACCCGTCGTGAAGAGCTGCTACTCGGCCCGGACCTGACCCCCAGGGTGTGGTTGATGCGACGCATGTACGACCAGATGATCGCCTCACCACCATTCGGTGCAGGGATGGACCCTGCAACAGCAACGGAGGCTATCCTACAGCGCCTCTCGAAGACCGACGACAATTTAGCATTTCTCGAAACCCTCAACGAAGACCAGGATTAA
- a CDS encoding glutaredoxin has translation MQSRILNDEISAQIQQIFSTELDKPVELIYYTRKNECETCNEAGQLLEELVSLSDKLTLREYDLDEHSQIAQQYNIHHAPALVLTARDQDELVDYGIRFYGIPAGYEFSSLIHSIQIVSKRDSGLKASVRNELKELKKPIQLKVFVTPTUPYCPQAVVLAHQMAMENPFIQAEMVEANEFYELAMQYNVSGVPQTNINDGAGVVVGAVPEDDLLQEIKRAMN, from the coding sequence ATGCAGTCAAGAATACTAAATGATGAGATCAGTGCGCAGATTCAACAGATATTTTCCACTGAATTGGATAAGCCTGTCGAATTAATTTACTATACTCGAAAAAATGAATGCGAGACTTGTAATGAAGCTGGTCAATTATTGGAAGAACTGGTTTCATTATCAGATAAACTTACCTTGCGTGAATATGATTTGGACGAACATTCACAAATCGCGCAACAGTACAATATTCACCATGCCCCTGCCCTGGTGCTGACTGCACGTGATCAAGATGAGCTGGTAGATTATGGCATCCGCTTTTACGGGATCCCTGCAGGCTACGAATTTAGCTCGTTGATCCACTCAATCCAAATCGTCTCCAAACGCGATTCAGGTCTGAAAGCATCTGTACGCAACGAGCTGAAAGAGCTGAAGAAGCCCATTCAACTGAAAGTATTCGTAACACCTACCTGACCTTATTGCCCGCAAGCCGTGGTGCTTGCTCATCAAATGGCCATGGAAAATCCTTTCATCCAGGCTGAGATGGTTGAAGCCAATGAGTTTTATGAGCTTGCCATGCAGTATAATGTCAGCGGTGTACCCCAGACGAATATCAACGATGGTGCCGGGGTGGTAGTTGGTGCAGTCCCTGAAGATGACCTGCTGCAAGAAATCAAACGAGCGATGAATTAA
- a CDS encoding DNA mismatch repair protein MutT, with amino-acid sequence MADNSIQFCQRCGTPLITKHHSGKLRPICPACGWVYFPDPKVAVVVLIKENDQVLLVQRRYDPQKGHWTLPSGFVDAGEDPMEAVVRECLEETGLTVGDVRLLDVIYSSEYPRGASILILYQAQRIEGELRPGDDARQVRFYNRDNLPPLAFLSTRHIMDTYF; translated from the coding sequence ATGGCTGATAATTCAATACAGTTCTGCCAGCGTTGCGGCACTCCACTCATCACGAAACATCATTCCGGAAAACTGAGGCCCATTTGCCCGGCTTGTGGCTGGGTATATTTTCCCGACCCAAAGGTGGCCGTGGTGGTCTTAATAAAGGAAAATGACCAGGTTTTGCTTGTTCAGCGTCGCTATGACCCGCAAAAAGGACATTGGACCCTGCCAAGCGGATTTGTGGATGCCGGGGAAGATCCGATGGAGGCTGTTGTTCGTGAATGCCTTGAAGAAACCGGCCTTACGGTTGGTGATGTTAGGCTCCTCGATGTTATTTACAGCAGTGAATACCCACGTGGGGCAAGCATCCTGATCCTATACCAGGCTCAGCGTATCGAGGGGGAATTGCGACCCGGGGATGATGCCCGCCAGGTGCGATTTTATAATCGGGATAATCTGCCTCCCCTTGCATTTTTGTCAACCCGTCACATCATGGATACATATTTTTAA
- a CDS encoding amidohydrolase, whose protein sequence is MLVIYNAHLYTHELYQPVATAIAIDHGRILAVGNDDQILASFSTANIINADGRTVMPGLIDAHIHLEDFALGLRKIDCETDSLDECLQRVALRVITTPPGEWVLGHGWNQNNWDEGYGTASMLDEIAPNNPVYLTHKSLHCAWANSTALHLAGITPDTSDPVGGRISRLPDRQPDGILFESAMGVLEQALPEPNLEQVTEALRAAIPLLWKMGLTSVHDFDGMRCYSALQVLHQRHELNFRVHKAIHLEDLPGTVAAGLHSGSGDDFLQLGPLKMFSDGALGPHTAAMLAPYEDEPGSGGMLMLDAAAVFEHGRIAVENGIHLAIHAIGDRANREVLNGLAKLRDLEASRNAYGQSRLRHRIEHVQVVHPDELSRFNGLEVIASMQPIHATSDMHMADLCWGKRSAYAYAWRSLAANQAKLIFGSDAPVETPNPFLGLYAAVTRRRADGTPSPEGWYPDQRLSITEALQAYTTGPAYAAGMEDRLGKLLPGYLADLIIINDNPYTCSPEEFLLMHPSAVMVSGEWVFSELD, encoded by the coding sequence ATGCTCGTTATCTACAACGCGCATCTCTATACTCATGAGCTTTATCAACCTGTGGCGACTGCCATTGCAATCGATCATGGCAGGATCCTGGCTGTCGGCAACGACGACCAGATTTTGGCCTCATTCTCCACCGCGAACATAATTAATGCTGACGGGCGCACCGTCATGCCGGGGCTGATTGACGCGCATATCCACCTGGAAGATTTCGCCTTGGGCTTACGAAAAATTGACTGTGAGACGGACAGCCTGGATGAATGCCTGCAACGCGTGGCCTTGCGTGTGATCACCACCCCGCCTGGTGAGTGGGTTTTAGGCCATGGCTGGAATCAGAATAATTGGGATGAAGGTTATGGAACCGCCTCCATGCTGGATGAGATTGCCCCCAACAATCCGGTCTACCTGACCCATAAATCGCTGCATTGTGCCTGGGCCAATTCTACCGCCCTGCATTTGGCAGGAATCACACCCGACACATCCGATCCTGTAGGCGGAAGAATTAGCCGGTTACCAGACCGGCAACCCGATGGGATCCTGTTCGAATCAGCAATGGGAGTACTCGAACAAGCCTTGCCGGAACCCAATCTGGAACAGGTGACAGAAGCGCTTCGCGCAGCCATCCCCCTATTGTGGAAGATGGGCCTTACCAGTGTACATGACTTCGACGGTATGCGCTGTTACTCAGCTTTGCAGGTGCTACACCAGCGCCATGAGCTGAATTTTCGGGTCCATAAAGCAATCCACCTGGAGGACTTACCTGGCACGGTTGCTGCAGGATTACACTCCGGATCTGGTGACGATTTCCTTCAGCTCGGTCCTTTGAAAATGTTCTCAGATGGAGCCTTAGGCCCACATACAGCAGCCATGCTGGCGCCCTATGAGGACGAACCTGGTTCCGGGGGAATGCTGATGCTGGATGCTGCAGCTGTTTTTGAACACGGCCGTATAGCAGTGGAAAATGGGATCCATTTAGCTATCCACGCCATCGGAGATCGTGCCAATCGGGAGGTGCTCAATGGACTTGCCAAGCTCCGTGACCTTGAGGCTTCCCGAAATGCTTACGGGCAAAGTCGGTTACGCCACCGAATTGAGCACGTGCAGGTAGTTCATCCGGATGAGCTCTCAAGATTCAACGGGTTGGAAGTCATCGCATCCATGCAACCAATTCATGCCACCTCCGATATGCACATGGCTGATCTATGTTGGGGAAAACGATCGGCATATGCCTATGCCTGGCGAAGCCTGGCTGCTAACCAGGCGAAGCTGATCTTCGGCTCAGATGCACCGGTTGAAACGCCTAACCCATTCCTGGGCTTGTATGCAGCAGTCACGCGCCGCCGGGCAGATGGAACTCCATCGCCCGAAGGCTGGTACCCTGACCAGCGCCTAAGCATCACCGAAGCATTACAGGCTTACACCACGGGTCCGGCATACGCTGCCGGTATGGAAGACCGTCTCGGCAAGTTATTGCCCGGATACTTGGCCGATCTTATCATCATCAATGACAATCCCTATACCTGCTCGCCCGAAGAGTTTCTACTGATGCATCCTTCGGCAGTTATGGTCAGCGGTGAATGGGTCTTCTCTGAACTCGATTAA